A part of Aspergillus flavus chromosome 5, complete sequence genomic DNA contains:
- a CDS encoding ankyrin repeat and BTB/POZ domain protein (BTB/POZ domain containing protein) translates to MSEPTVLRKDQLEISLHNEKKLIKEGTIKDDNPLDLSEPFRELCAACRKGDLKVCQEKITEGVNINARDPYDYTPLILASLCGHYEVAQLLLESGALCERDTFQGERCLYNALNDRIRNLLLEYDYSKSTDPLQPLAAHISSLLTRDQPGTSDIVVTAEDESLYLHKFILSARSPYFRSKLAASPSTATWKLPNTIPPQAFAAAIKYLYFGEAPRELRSGPGTGFTESEVFAGINRIAKHLEIDTLVDSILDSGDRRLARQRRTTELTRGRDQLEEWFRSNVLQNKMVVETIRAGDIKWDRNNAIFADVLLQADELPEETDEHSNGTLQPENGANAGTKEQTQKSVLFPCHRAMLLRSEFFHTMFSSPFREAHLKDHLHIINVDCSPDVLEIILTFLYTESVDFPLEVAVDVLFAADMLFIEKLKTKAAVVISTLGSGNMSQAEAAKTRGTKEEEDLDIYAIIRAAWMTRVQRLEEFAARYLAYRLEAHIDSPEFAELIQESASRIQGRQETDSIELLDDIRFYLGERFRLRFDDAGLEEMMEEEAEQHAPDAIANDETIEKVAHGVEAIDLTDKGSPEVLNNAEHASQEAQENVPVMRNLNGEIVVDEFDKDSMNYHILMDKLDKILESLNLEA, encoded by the exons ATGTCTGAACCGACTGTGCTTCGCAAGGACCAGTTAGAGATCAGTTTACACAATGAAAAGAAACTGATCAAGGAGGGAACCATCAAGGACGATAACCCTCTCGATCTTAGTGAGCCATTTCGGGAGCTCTGCGCTGCTTGTCGTAAGGGGGATCTCAAAGTTTGTCAAGAGAAGATAACAGAAGGAGTCAATATTAATGCTCGCGACCCCTATGATTACACCCCCTTGATCTTG GCAAGTCTTTGTGGCCATTACGAGGTTGCCCAATTGCTTCTCGAGTCTGGTGCATTATGCGAGCGAGATACGTTCCAGGGGGAGAG ATGTTTATATAATGCTCTGAACGATCGCATTCGGAATTTGTTGCTTGAATATGACTATTCTAAATCGACTGATCCCCTTCAGCCTCTTGCTGCCCACATCTCCTCCCTCCTCACCCGCGACCAGCCTGGGACGTCTGATATCGTTGTCACTGCCGAGGATGAGTCTCTGTACTTGCATAAATTCATACTCTCTGCGCGATCACCTTACTTCCGGAGTAAGCTGGCAGCTTCCCCCAGTACCGCAACATGGAAGCTCCCCAACACTATTCCACCACAGGCTTTTGCCGCGGCGatcaaatatttatattttggGGAAGCACCTCGTGAACTAAGAAGTGGACCTGGCACGGGTTTCACTGAATCGGAAGTCTTTGCTGGCATCAATAGGATTGCCAAACACTTGGAGATCGACACTCTTGTGGACAGCATTCTTGACAGTGGTGATAGGAGATTAGCCAGGCAGAGAAGGACTACAGAGCTTACAAGGGGAAGAGACCAATTAGAGGAATGGTTCCGCAGCAATGTTCTACAAAATAAGATGGTAGTCGAAACGATCAGGGCAGGCGACATCAAATGGGATCGCAACAATGCCATTTTTGCAGATGTCTTGCTCCAAGCTGATGAACTGCCGGAGGAAACGGATGAACATAGCAATGGTACCCTGCAACCAGAAAACGGTGCCAATGCTGGCACGAAAGAGCAAACCCAGAAGTCTGTCCTCTTTCCCTGCCATCGGGCGATGCTTTTAAGGTCTGAATTCTTTCATACGATGTTCTCGTCACCATTCCGTGAAGCGCATCTAAAAGATCATCTACACATCATCAACGTCGACTGCTCCCCGGACGTGCTAGAGATTATCCTTACGTTCCTTTACACGGAGAGTGTCGATTTCCCGCTTGAAGTTGCGGTTGATGTTCTTTTCGCTGCAGACATGCTGTTTATAGAGAAGCTCAAAACCAAAGCAGCAGTCGTGATCAGCACCCTCGGTAGCGGTAACATGTCCCAGGCGGAAGCTGCGAAGACCCGGGGCActaaggaggaagaggacctCGACATATATGCCATAATTCGAGCTGCATGGATGACACGGGTTCAAAGACTAGAGGAATTTGCGGCTCGCTATCTAGCCTATCGGTTGGAAGCTCACATCGATTCACCTGAGTTTGCTGAATTGATTCAAGAGTCGGCTTCTCGTATccaaggaagacaagaaactGACTCCATCGAGCTGCTAGACGACATACGCTTTTACCTGGGCGAGCGATTCAGACTCAGGTTCGACGACGCTGGTCTCGAAGAAATgatggaagaggaggctgaGCAGCATGCCCCCGACGCGATTGCCAATGACGAGACTATTGAAAAGGTCGCACATGGTGTTGAGGCAATTGATCTTACGGACAAGGGTTCTCCTGAAGTGCTGAATAATGCAGAACACGCTTCCCAGGAAGCACAGGAGAATGTCCCTGTCATGCGCAACTTGAACGGAGAAATTGTTGTGGACGAATTCGATAAGGATTCGATGAATTATCACATCCTGATGGATAAACTCGACAAGATCTTGGAGAGCTTGAATTTGGAAGCTTAA